One region of Longimicrobiales bacterium genomic DNA includes:
- a CDS encoding ABC transporter substrate-binding protein: MRLNLCFRGVVLGALVAASCSPAPTATRQPVLTVYQSSASIGDPHIVSDALARRSIIYSVYEALVRLDELGNYQPALAERWEVGEDARSWTFHLRDGVTFHNGEVLSAFDVVATLGRVLDPSIGGAFGTQGVYISYLGTAEISAPDDMTVRIVTVDPMADLLDLVVDMPISPASELHRLPEAYVGSGPYEIIEQSGTRLVIAAHDDYWGETPDYDEIHWVAEGDSEKRVDALLDGRADIAAGIGIQGRDRIAEDGTALTHEANSGLAIIFMANSLEGAGSDRRVRQALNYALNVDGIIEEIKHGAAQPLSGYLTPNHFGYNPETPPYPYDPDRARSLLAEAGYADGLELVFDIPQVMPDEMPELARMMAEQYGQVGITVEIVEHQDRSAYSQMVREKKINNAAGFDSSPRSTYRVLREKIHSGLKGPWWEGYENAEVDALIGEAQATVSDTKRQAIYRRIYTIIRDDAPWIFLYNPTLYWGVDATITDWKPRVDGLLVFS; encoded by the coding sequence ATGAGACTGAATCTGTGCTTCCGTGGCGTCGTTCTCGGTGCACTTGTCGCCGCGAGTTGCAGCCCCGCTCCTACGGCCACCCGCCAGCCAGTGCTGACCGTATATCAATCATCCGCGTCGATCGGTGATCCCCATATCGTGAGTGACGCTCTCGCCCGTCGGAGCATCATCTATTCCGTTTACGAGGCTCTCGTGCGACTGGATGAGCTGGGCAACTACCAGCCAGCCTTGGCTGAGCGATGGGAAGTGGGAGAGGATGCGCGGAGCTGGACGTTCCACCTGCGCGACGGTGTGACATTTCATAATGGTGAGGTGCTGAGCGCTTTCGACGTGGTCGCTACCCTCGGTCGGGTTCTGGACCCCTCGATTGGGGGTGCCTTCGGGACCCAGGGCGTTTACATCAGCTATCTGGGAACGGCGGAGATATCGGCTCCCGACGACATGACGGTAAGGATCGTCACCGTGGACCCTATGGCGGACCTCTTGGACCTCGTCGTCGATATGCCGATCAGCCCCGCGAGCGAGTTGCATCGATTGCCCGAGGCCTACGTCGGGAGTGGCCCGTATGAGATCATCGAGCAGAGCGGCACGCGACTCGTCATCGCCGCGCATGATGACTATTGGGGAGAGACCCCGGACTACGATGAGATCCACTGGGTTGCCGAAGGCGATTCAGAAAAGCGGGTGGACGCCCTGCTGGACGGTCGAGCCGATATCGCAGCTGGCATCGGCATTCAGGGTCGGGATCGGATCGCGGAGGATGGAACGGCTCTGACTCACGAAGCGAACAGCGGATTGGCCATCATCTTCATGGCCAATAGCCTCGAAGGGGCAGGAAGTGATCGCCGCGTGCGGCAGGCCTTGAACTACGCTCTCAACGTCGATGGGATCATCGAAGAGATCAAGCATGGGGCGGCCCAGCCGTTGAGTGGCTACCTGACCCCGAATCACTTCGGTTACAACCCCGAGACGCCCCCATACCCCTATGATCCCGACAGGGCGCGAAGCCTCTTGGCCGAAGCCGGTTACGCGGACGGGCTCGAGTTGGTTTTCGACATCCCTCAGGTGATGCCTGATGAGATGCCGGAGCTGGCACGGATGATGGCGGAGCAGTACGGCCAGGTCGGAATCACAGTGGAAATCGTCGAGCACCAGGACCGGTCGGCCTACTCCCAGATGGTCCGGGAGAAGAAGATCAACAATGCGGCTGGCTTCGACTCCAGTCCGCGCAGCACCTATCGGGTCCTGAGGGAAAAGATCCACTCCGGGCTCAAGGGCCCCTGGTGGGAGGGGTACGAGAATGCGGAGGTTGATGCCTTGATCGGAGAAGCGCAGGCGACCGTCTCCGACACGAAGCGCCAGGCCATCTACCGACGGATCTACACGATCATCCGCGACGACGCTCCTTGGATTTTTCTCTACAACCCGACCCTGTACTGGGGCGTCGATGCAACGATCACGGACTGGAAGCCACGAGTGGACGGTCTGCTCGTGTTTTCCTGA